A part of Streptomyces sp. NBC_01451 genomic DNA contains:
- a CDS encoding L,D-transpeptidase family protein — protein sequence MGDVRRRGAVALGIAGLVAPLTIVLGTAPAQAASCTTQTGPYQKKVEKFLGRPVDGVQSTGDCKAIQSFQKKHGITPSAGYAGSVTWGVMDLMLKQRAVGNKPNKEGKCPTNKGRIACVNLTLQLSWIQDGSRLVYGPVPVRTGRDGYETRTGLKQIYWRDIDHVSSIYNVPMPYSQFFDRGQAFHSVGLSMWNPPGSHGCVNMTKTTAKKYWSLLKNGDDVFVYGRKPGT from the coding sequence ATGGGGGACGTACGCAGACGAGGGGCCGTCGCGCTCGGGATCGCGGGGCTGGTGGCGCCGCTCACGATCGTGCTCGGTACCGCCCCGGCACAGGCCGCGAGCTGCACGACGCAGACCGGCCCGTACCAGAAGAAGGTGGAGAAGTTCCTCGGCCGGCCCGTCGACGGGGTGCAGTCCACCGGTGACTGCAAGGCCATCCAGAGCTTCCAGAAGAAGCACGGCATCACCCCCAGCGCAGGCTACGCGGGTTCCGTCACCTGGGGCGTGATGGACCTGATGCTGAAGCAGCGCGCTGTCGGCAACAAGCCCAACAAGGAAGGCAAGTGCCCTACCAACAAGGGCCGGATCGCCTGCGTCAACCTCACTCTCCAGCTGAGCTGGATCCAGGACGGCAGCCGGCTCGTCTACGGCCCGGTGCCGGTCCGCACCGGCCGCGACGGCTACGAGACCCGCACCGGACTGAAGCAGATCTACTGGCGGGACATCGACCACGTGTCGTCCATCTACAACGTCCCGATGCCGTACAGCCAGTTCTTCGACCGCGGACAGGCATTCCACTCGGTCGGCCTCAGCATGTGGAACCCGCCGGGCTCGCACGGCTGCGTCAACATGACGAAGACGACCGCCAAGAAGTACTGGTCGCTGCTGAAGAACGGCGACGACGTCTTCGTGTACGGGCGCAAGCCGGGCACCTGA
- a CDS encoding DUF397 domain-containing protein, producing MATDGPIHSGMPASELGSEGWHKPWSGTNGGSCVETKRLPDGSVAFRQSKDPDGPALVYSRDEMAAFLRGAKSGQADFLIA from the coding sequence ATGGCAACCGACGGCCCCATCCACAGCGGCATGCCCGCGTCCGAACTCGGCTCCGAGGGCTGGCACAAGCCCTGGAGCGGCACCAACGGCGGAAGCTGCGTCGAGACCAAGCGGCTGCCCGACGGCAGTGTCGCGTTCCGGCAGTCCAAGGACCCGGACGGGCCCGCGCTGGTCTACTCCCGGGACGAGATGGCGGCGTTCCTTCGGGGCGCCAAGTCCGGCCAGGCAGACTTCCTGATCGCCTGA
- a CDS encoding helix-turn-helix domain-containing protein, with protein sequence MVLGKRLRHLRERAGVSFEDAARAIEVTPLTVRRMEKAEVGLRIPYVKELLRTYGVQAEEIEDFVHLAREANQPGWWYTYRDVLPDWFSAYVSLESEASVIRLYEPHYVPGLLQTDDYAAALLRIGFPNESPEDIRRRVALRLRRQDLLDKPEAPAVWAVLDETVLRRPVGGAEVMRAQIDRLSEVLEYPKVRLQIMRFAAGPHPGAFGPFHYFRFGFSELPDVVYTESLAGAQYFDQPADVVTYLEVLDRMSVQAEPVARTREILAALRKEL encoded by the coding sequence ATGGTCCTCGGAAAACGCCTGAGGCATCTGCGGGAGCGGGCCGGGGTGTCGTTCGAGGACGCCGCACGGGCGATCGAGGTCACGCCGCTGACGGTCCGCCGGATGGAGAAGGCCGAGGTCGGCCTCCGCATCCCCTACGTGAAGGAGCTGCTGCGCACCTACGGGGTCCAGGCCGAGGAGATCGAGGACTTCGTCCACCTCGCCAGGGAGGCCAACCAGCCGGGCTGGTGGTACACGTACCGCGATGTGCTGCCGGACTGGTTCAGCGCCTACGTGAGCCTGGAGAGCGAGGCCAGCGTCATCCGGCTCTACGAACCCCACTACGTCCCCGGTCTGTTGCAGACCGACGACTACGCCGCCGCGCTGTTGCGCATCGGCTTCCCCAACGAGAGTCCCGAGGACATCCGGCGCCGCGTCGCCCTGCGGCTGAGGCGCCAGGACCTGCTCGACAAGCCCGAGGCGCCCGCCGTCTGGGCCGTACTGGACGAGACCGTGCTGCGCAGGCCCGTGGGCGGGGCCGAGGTGATGCGGGCTCAGATCGACCGCCTCAGTGAGGTGCTGGAATACCCGAAGGTCCGGCTCCAGATCATGCGCTTCGCCGCGGGTCCGCACCCGGGAGCCTTCGGCCCCTTCCACTACTTCCGATTCGGCTTCTCCGAACTGCCCGACGTCGTCTACACGGAGAGCCTCGCCGGCGCGCAGTACTTCGACCAGCCCGCCGACGTCGTGACGTACCTGGAGGTACTGGACCGGATGTCCGTGCAGGCGGAGCCGGTCGCTCGGACCAGGGAGATCCTGGCAGCACTGCGTAAGGAGTTGTGA
- a CDS encoding DUF6624 domain-containing protein produces METARGWVPEPRQAALAAELVRRAEEDQRLTRLARETPTALNRHYVTRCRAANADALRSVVARRGWPEAGQVGEPASTAALMILLHTTDLGFQLTCRDLIAEAVADGGCPSVHHAYIADHCAVELGQPQFYGTRINADTLCPYPIRHPETVEERRQDVGLTPLAEHLPVLRHVVSGIPDSGCPVSATPWA; encoded by the coding sequence ATGGAGACCGCACGGGGTTGGGTGCCCGAGCCGCGGCAGGCCGCCCTGGCCGCCGAACTGGTGCGCCGGGCCGAGGAGGACCAGCGGCTGACCAGGCTGGCCCGGGAGACGCCCACGGCGCTCAACCGGCATTACGTCACCCGGTGCCGCGCCGCCAACGCCGACGCACTGAGGTCGGTCGTCGCCAGGCGCGGCTGGCCGGAGGCCGGTCAGGTCGGGGAGCCCGCCTCGACGGCGGCGCTGATGATCCTGCTGCACACCACGGATCTCGGCTTCCAGCTCACCTGCCGCGACCTGATCGCGGAGGCGGTGGCGGACGGCGGCTGTCCCTCCGTGCACCACGCCTACATCGCCGACCACTGCGCGGTCGAGCTGGGCCAGCCGCAGTTCTACGGCACCCGTATCAACGCCGACACCCTCTGCCCGTACCCGATCCGCCACCCCGAGACGGTCGAGGAGCGTCGTCAGGACGTGGGCCTGACCCCGCTGGCGGAACATCTGCCCGTGCTGCGGCATGTCGTGAGCGGAATACCCGACAGCGGATGTCCGGTATCAGCGACACCCTGGGCGTGA
- a CDS encoding SDR family oxidoreductase — protein sequence MPRTTDSPLDGQRQETGRGGKLAGRVALVAGATRGAGRGIAVELGAAGATVYVTGRSTRRQRSEYDRPETIEDTADLVTAAGGHGIAVPTDHLDPAQVKALVDRVAGEQGRLDVLVNDVWGGENLFEWESPVWEHDLDNGLRLLRLAVETHAITSHHALPLLLRNPGGLVVEMTDGTADYNRDTYRLSFFYDLAKSSVLRMGFALGHELGPRGATAVALTPGWLRSEMMLEHFGVREENWRDALERVPHFAISETPRYVGRAVTALAADPDVARWNGDSLSSGGLAQVYGFTDLDGSRPDAWRYMVEVQDAGKPADASGYR from the coding sequence ATGCCGAGGACGACGGACAGCCCTCTGGACGGGCAACGGCAGGAAACGGGCCGGGGCGGGAAGCTGGCGGGCCGGGTCGCCCTGGTCGCCGGGGCCACCCGCGGGGCCGGGCGCGGTATCGCCGTGGAACTCGGGGCCGCCGGGGCCACCGTCTACGTGACCGGCCGCAGCACCCGGCGGCAGCGCTCCGAGTACGACCGCCCGGAGACCATCGAGGACACCGCCGACCTGGTCACCGCGGCGGGCGGCCACGGCATCGCCGTACCCACCGATCATCTCGACCCGGCGCAGGTGAAGGCGCTGGTGGACCGTGTCGCCGGGGAGCAGGGCCGGCTCGACGTCCTGGTCAACGACGTCTGGGGCGGCGAGAACCTCTTCGAGTGGGAGAGCCCGGTGTGGGAGCACGACCTCGACAACGGCCTGCGGCTGCTGCGGCTGGCCGTCGAGACACACGCGATCACCAGCCACCACGCCCTGCCCCTGTTGCTGCGCAACCCCGGCGGCCTGGTCGTCGAGATGACCGACGGCACCGCCGACTACAACCGGGACACCTACCGGCTCTCCTTCTTCTACGACCTGGCCAAGTCGTCCGTCCTGCGCATGGGCTTCGCCCTCGGCCACGAGCTCGGCCCGCGCGGCGCCACCGCCGTGGCGCTGACACCCGGCTGGCTGCGCTCCGAGATGATGCTCGAACACTTCGGCGTCCGCGAGGAGAACTGGCGGGACGCCCTGGAACGCGTCCCGCACTTCGCCATCTCGGAGACCCCGCGCTACGTGGGCCGTGCCGTGACGGCCCTGGCGGCGGACCCCGACGTGGCCCGCTGGAACGGCGATTCCCTCTCCAGCGGTGGACTCGCCCAGGTCTACGGCTTCACCGACCTCGACGGCAGCCGTCCGGACGCCTGGCGCTACATGGTCGAGGTCCAGGACGCGGGGAAACCGGCGGACGCGAGCGGATACCGGTAG
- a CDS encoding Gfo/Idh/MocA family protein produces the protein MTFSLGIVGAGQFSGQFAKLFLAHPGVGEVYVTDLLPERAEQLAAAEGLSGTFPSYEAMLESPAVDAVAIFTQRWTHGPLVLQGLGAGKHVYSAVPMAVTAEEIGAIIDAVRATGLTYMMGETSQYNPATVHARNQIAEGAFGRLFYAEGDYVHDMDLGFYEAYQYSGGENWKATASYPPLLYPTHSVGGVLGAWRTHAVSVSAIGVRDERGDGVFDKEVSQFGNDYSNASALFEVAGGGSFRTNEFRRVGYPSQIRESRFRFFGTDASMEQLATVAFWQDKKGVTDISELLEPKPTMAPDDPSLQHIAPDLRAAFTSGSAPVHDRSRLPREFDELHNGHEGSHHFLVDDFVTAVNTRTLPSVNAWVAARYTLPGIVAHDSARQGGARLPIPDFGDAPEA, from the coding sequence ATGACGTTCTCCCTCGGCATCGTGGGCGCCGGGCAGTTCTCCGGCCAGTTCGCCAAGCTGTTCCTCGCCCATCCGGGCGTGGGCGAGGTGTATGTGACCGACCTCCTGCCGGAGCGCGCGGAGCAACTGGCCGCGGCGGAAGGCCTGTCGGGCACGTTCCCCTCGTACGAGGCGATGCTGGAATCGCCCGCGGTCGACGCGGTGGCGATCTTCACGCAGCGCTGGACGCACGGCCCGCTGGTCCTCCAGGGCCTCGGCGCCGGCAAGCACGTGTACTCGGCGGTGCCGATGGCGGTCACGGCGGAGGAGATCGGCGCGATCATCGACGCCGTACGGGCCACCGGACTCACCTACATGATGGGTGAGACGAGTCAGTACAACCCGGCGACCGTCCACGCCCGCAACCAGATCGCCGAGGGCGCCTTCGGCAGGCTCTTCTACGCCGAGGGCGACTACGTCCACGACATGGACCTCGGGTTCTACGAGGCCTACCAGTACAGCGGCGGCGAGAACTGGAAGGCGACCGCCAGCTATCCCCCGCTCCTGTACCCGACGCACTCGGTGGGCGGGGTACTCGGTGCCTGGCGGACGCACGCGGTGAGCGTGTCGGCGATCGGGGTGCGGGACGAGCGCGGCGACGGTGTGTTCGACAAGGAGGTCAGCCAGTTCGGCAACGACTACTCCAACGCGAGCGCGCTGTTCGAGGTCGCGGGCGGCGGTTCGTTCCGCACCAACGAGTTCCGCCGGGTCGGCTACCCGTCCCAGATCCGGGAGTCGCGGTTCCGGTTCTTCGGTACGGACGCCAGCATGGAGCAGCTCGCCACGGTCGCCTTCTGGCAGGACAAGAAGGGGGTCACGGACATCAGCGAGCTGCTGGAGCCCAAGCCCACCATGGCTCCTGACGATCCGTCACTCCAGCACATCGCGCCGGACCTGCGGGCCGCGTTCACGTCCGGCTCGGCACCGGTGCACGACCGGTCGCGGCTGCCGAGGGAGTTCGACGAGCTGCACAACGGCCACGAGGGCAGCCACCACTTCCTGGTGGACGACTTCGTGACCGCGGTCAACACCCGCACCCTGCCGTCGGTGAACGCGTGGGTGGCCGCCCGCTACACCCTGCCGGGCATCGTGGCGCACGACTCGGCGCGGCAGGGCGGGGCAAGGCTGCCGATCCCCGACTTCGGGGACGCGCCCGAGGCGTGA